The Chitinophagales bacterium genome contains a region encoding:
- the atpE gene encoding F0F1 ATP synthase subunit C: MGAGIGAGLAAIGAGIGVGLIGANALQSIARQPEATNDIRTNMFITAALVEGVALFGIVVCVLILFL; this comes from the coding sequence ATGGGTGCCGGTATCGGAGCAGGTCTTGCTGCCATCGGCGCAGGTATTGGTGTAGGTTTGATCGGTGCCAACGCGCTGCAATCCATTGCCCGTCAACCGGAAGCCACCAACGACATCCGTACCAATATGTTTATCACCGCCGCTTTGGTGGAAGGGGTAGCATTGTTCGGTATCGTTGTGTGCGTTCTGATCCTTTTCCTCTAA
- the atpB gene encoding F0F1 ATP synthase subunit A, which yields MSRRVVHKLLLSIVLVIGFTASLLAEAPAAPASASHEEATVATSATEGHEAAESAAEEGFNPGKVIIEHISDSHEWHFFSFKKSDGSAFDAVINLPVLLFSPSKGLSLFSYARFEHGHAAYKGYKSEEGVITATDGSPVYDLSFTRNVIQMMIGVGLMLLIFLSVARNFRKYGTKAPRGLHSVVEVLVIFIRDQVAKPLLGEKAGKYLPYLLTLFFFIWINNLLGLFPGAANVTGNIAVTMTLAVFTFILMMVGSSRNYWSHMAAPPGVPGAVLPILVPIEFISNLVVKPFALMIRLFANMLAGHLIVLSFLMLIFIFSAMSIFAGLGASVFSVAFAIFIYLLELLVCALQAYIFTILTALFISEAIATGGHDHKESHH from the coding sequence ATGTCACGTCGAGTTGTTCATAAGTTGCTGTTGTCCATCGTGTTAGTGATTGGTTTTACTGCCAGCCTGTTGGCTGAAGCGCCTGCAGCACCTGCTTCAGCATCACATGAAGAAGCCACCGTTGCAACATCCGCAACGGAAGGCCATGAAGCAGCTGAAAGCGCTGCTGAAGAAGGTTTTAATCCGGGAAAGGTTATCATCGAGCATATCAGCGACAGCCATGAGTGGCATTTCTTCTCGTTTAAAAAATCAGACGGTTCAGCGTTCGATGCCGTAATTAATCTGCCGGTGCTGCTTTTTTCTCCTTCCAAAGGGCTGAGCCTGTTTTCATACGCCCGTTTTGAGCATGGCCATGCCGCATACAAAGGGTATAAATCAGAAGAAGGTGTTATCACCGCTACGGACGGCAGCCCGGTTTATGATCTTTCCTTCACCAGGAATGTGATACAGATGATGATCGGCGTTGGGCTGATGCTTTTGATTTTCCTCTCCGTAGCCCGTAATTTCAGGAAATATGGAACGAAAGCACCGAGGGGCCTGCACTCTGTGGTAGAGGTCTTGGTGATATTCATCCGCGATCAGGTGGCCAAACCGCTGTTAGGTGAAAAGGCCGGTAAGTACCTGCCCTACCTACTTACCTTATTCTTCTTTATCTGGATCAACAACCTGCTGGGACTTTTCCCCGGCGCTGCGAATGTAACCGGCAACATAGCCGTAACCATGACGCTGGCGGTATTCACGTTCATACTGATGATGGTTGGCTCGAGTCGCAATTACTGGTCACACATGGCTGCACCTCCCGGCGTTCCCGGTGCCGTGTTGCCTATCCTGGTGCCGATTGAATTCATCAGCAATCTTGTGGTGAAGCCTTTCGCATTAATGATCCGGTTGTTCGCGAATATGCTGGCCGGCCACCTCATAGTGCTGTCTTTCCTGATGCTGATCTTCATCTTTTCGGCCATGAGCATCTTTGCCGGCCTTGGTGCCTCGGTTTTCTCGGTGGCCTTCGCCATATTCATTTACCTGCTCGAATTGCTGGTGTGTGCCCTGCAGGCATACATCTTTACCATATTAACTGCCCTGTTCATCAGCGAAGCCATTGCTACCGGCGGGCACGATCACAAAGAATCTCATCATTAA